Proteins encoded together in one Rhipicephalus sanguineus isolate Rsan-2018 chromosome 9, BIME_Rsan_1.4, whole genome shotgun sequence window:
- the LOC119405572 gene encoding gastrula zinc finger protein XlCGF7.1: MSATQEVTMDTDSSSSSGAPEECRAETSKDSTESRGSKRSSKRSKSRSRSDGKDSKVEENQCGVCGKVLSCRSAVRRHLHTHIGKKAYACSVCGSKFIRKENMKRHKRMHTGERPFRCDVCGQNFTRNGVLANHMRRHTGERPFSCSLCPATFASRFAMTTHTASHKRKAPHECLMCGMKFVSGKKFAGHVRNHSVKRPYACHLCPADFIQRYHLRAHLIQHTGEKPHRCNMCERAFSRRMSLVNHMRANHNADKP; encoded by the exons ATGAGTGCAACACAAGAAGTTACTATGGACaccgacagcagcagcagcagtggagcGCCGGAAGAGTGTCGTGCCGAAACTTCAAAGGACTCGACCGAATCCCGTGGCAGTAAAAG GTCATCCAAACGGAGCAAAAGCAGGTCGCGGTCGGACGGCAAGGACTCCAAGGTCGAAGAGAACCAGTGCGGCGTGTGCGGAAAGGTGTTGAGCTGCAGGAGTGCCGTGCGGAGGCACCTGCACACTCACATCGGTAAGAAGGCGTACGCGTGCTCGGTGTGCGGCAGCAAGTTCATTCGCAAGGAGAACATGAAGCGCCACAAGCGCATGCACACCGGCGAGCGGCCGTTCAGGTGCGACGTGTGCGGCCAGAACTTCACCCGCAACGGCGTCCTGGCGAACCACATGCGCCGCCACACGGGAGAGAGGCCCTTCTCTTGCTCCCTGTGCCCGGCCACGTTCGCCAGCAGGTTCGCGATGACGACGCACACGGCGAGCCACAAGCGCAAGGCACCCCACGAGTGCCTCATGTGTGGCATGAAGTTCGTCTCGGGGAAGAAGTTTGCCGGTCACGTGCGCAACCACTCGGTGAAGAGACCCTACGcgtgccacctgtgtcccgccGACTTCATCCAGAGGTACCACCTGCGCGCCCACCTCATCCAGCACACCGGCGAGAAGCCTCACCGGTGCAACATGTGCGAGAGGGCCTTCTCGAGGCGTATGTCCCTTGTGAATCACATGCGCGCCAATCACAATGCTGACAAACCTTGA
- the LOC125759748 gene encoding uncharacterized protein LOC125759748 yields MAQIEMLCDRVAFLESGKIEAMGDMQHMDRKYGGCYHVIIRLPLEKRNSVSLINRIYFAMMEFHQCEFMYNYKGTLKFNVGKTYTTWGELFSLLVSTKEKEKLPEFSVSDIPPEEIFVGLSRRQLFFSFRRPRTNLSRMPSHVDSPPAAFEEKRK; encoded by the exons atggctCAGATTGAGATGCTTTGCGACCGCGTGGCCTTCCTGGAATCCGGCAAGATCGAGGCGATGGGTGACATGCAGCACATGGATAGGAAGTACGGCGGCTGCTATCATGTCATCATCAGGCTGCCACTGGAGAAGCGCAACAGCGTCTCCCTTATCAACCGCATCTACTTCGCGATGATGGAGTTCCACCAATGCGAATTCATGTACAACTACAAG GGCACTCTCAAGTTCAACGTGGGCAAGACGTACACGACGTGGGGCGAGCTATTCTCCCTGCTCGTGTCCACCAAGGAGAAGGAGAAGCTGCCCGAGTTCTCCGTGAGCGACATCCCGCCCGAGGAGATATTCGTCGGCCTCTCGCGACGGCAGCTCTTCTTCTCCTTCCGGAGGCCGCGCACAAACTTGAGCCGCATGCCGTCGCACGTGGACAGCCCGCCGGCAGCCTTcgaagaaaagagaaaatga